One window of Lytechinus variegatus isolate NC3 chromosome 2, Lvar_3.0, whole genome shotgun sequence genomic DNA carries:
- the LOC121408062 gene encoding homocysteine-responsive endoplasmic reticulum-resident ubiquitin-like domain member 2 protein — METLVGSPLTLVVKAPNQEIGDQTVECFLDWTVRKLKKHLSAVYPTNPNERSQRIIYSGKLLQDNLLLKDVLHVPSNNPKENRCTVHLVCTPPPEELAKRETNKQSQETVLSNNDGLRQRTSTQRVPQPEQPYQNAFPNATSLPSTSGSVPVPQPGVMPNSSMSTAQMQWMQHVYAQQMAAYMQYASMMAASSGGMQAGWNQAYPMTSSPWLPPSVPHPTTSINQPQPNPAPGQQAEAAPAPAPAAAAPAPAAAGPPPQRMNVGGGQAGDMDEEGVRRDWLDWTFTLCRFGILLSIVYFYSSIHRFLMVAGAVFVMYLYQAGYFQLRRRQRARPPVTPPQEQPPREETPPNDGQQDDQPEESESSTSGSDDVDGNTEDEPVEPPRPGMLVTVWIFVSTFFTSILPQGPPQQFPAN; from the exons ATGGAAACTCTTGTAGGCTCTCCTTTGACTCTTGTTGTAAAAGCTCCAAACCAGGAGATAGGTGATCAAACTGTTGAATGTTTTCTTGACTGGACAGTAAGGAAGCTGAAAAAACATTTATCTGCTGTTTATCCAACCAATCCT AATGAAAGAAGTCAAAGAATTATATACTCTGGAAAGCTTCTCCAAGACAACTTGCTGCTAAAGGATGTCTTACATGTACCATCG AACAATCCTAAGGAGAATAGATGTACAGTTCACTTGGTCTGTACACCACCCCCAGAGGAACTAGCCAAGagagaaacaaacaaacagagtCAAGAAACAGTACTATCAAATAATGATGGTCTTAGACAACGGACATCAACACAGCGCGTCCCTCAACCTGAACAGCCGTATCAAAATGCTTTTCCCAATGCCAC GTCTTTGCCTTCAACATCTGGCTCGGTCCCAGTGCCTCAACCTGGCGTCATGCCAAACTCTTCCATGTCTACTGCACAAATGCAATGGATGCAACATGTGTATGCCCAGCAGATGGCTGCCTACATGCAATA TGCGAGTATGATGGCAGCAAGTAGTGGTGGGATGCAGGCCGGTTGGAACCAAGCTTATCCAATGACATCATCACCATGGTTACCACCTTCAGTACCTCACCCTACTACATCAATTAACCAACCACAACCCAACCCAGCCCCTGGTCAACAAGCTGAAGCTGCCCCGGCACCTGCTCCCGCTGCTGCTGCTCCCGCCCCTGCTGCTGCTGGCCCACCCCCACAGAGGATGAATGTAGGTGGTGGTCAGGCTGGTGATATGGATGAGGAGGGAGTGAGACGGGATTGGTTGGATTGGACGTTCACTCTATGTCGGTTTGGAATCCTGCTGAGCATtgtctatttttattcatctattcatAGATTCTTGATGGTTGCTGGAGCTGTGTTTGTTATGTACTT ATATCAAGCAGGATACTTTCAGTTGAGACGGAGACAAAGAGCAAGACCACCTGTAACCCCACCCCAAGAACAACCCCCAAGGGAGGAAACCCCACCCAATGATGGACAACAAGATGATCAG CCTGAGGAATCGGAGAGCAGTACTAGTGGCAGTGATGACGTTGATGGTAATACAGAAGATGAACCAGTAGAACCTCCCCGGCCTGGTATGCTAGTTACAGTCTGGATCTTTGTCTCTACATTCTTTACATCAATACTTCCTCAGGGTCCTCCTCAACAGTTTCCTGCAAACTAA